Part of the Natrialbaceae archaeon AArc-T1-2 genome, CCGGCGACCGATGCGGTTGACGCCCTGTCGCTTCGAGCGTCGACCGGCCGTGAACCGCTCTTTGCGCGCGGTGCCTTTCCGGACCGAGACGCGAGCGACGACGATGCCTTGCTTTGCCTTGTAGCCCAGTTCGCGGGCCTTATCGAGTCGCGTCGGGCGGTCGATTCGCTCGATTGCGCCCTGCTTGCGCCACTCCTGTTTTCGTTGCCACTGCAGTTCCCCGAGCTTCCCGTCGTCGGGGTTCTTCCATGCCTCCTTGATGTGAGAGTAGAAGCTTCGTGCCATCGTATCACCTGCGGGCTTGCTGGTTCAATCCGTCCGTGGATCACATCCCGACCTGTGGTAGTTCCGAACAGGTGCCCGCTGGTGCCCGCCGACCAGCGAGTTATCCGAACGTATCCAACTCTCGAGTATAAGCGCTTCGAACCGACCTCGTGACGGACGTCTGTCGACCGTCACCCGGAACGGGACACGACAGCACTGCGGGACCGTTCTATATATCTGAATGTGGTTTACCGGTGGCCGAAATCCGAATCAGATCCGGCCGATGACGCTCAACAGCGCCTTCGTCAGATCGCATCCGCCTCGAGCGATTCGAACGAGCCCGCTTCGATCGCGTTCGCGACAGTCGCTGTGTCGATCTCGGGCACCACCTGGGGATACTTTCGACGGAAGTAGCCGATCAGGTTCGTGACGTCACGGCGAAGGAACTCCGCGGCGTTTTCGTGGTCGGTCGGGACGGCCTGGGGCCAGTCGAAGATCGTGACGCCGTCTTCGCTCACGAAGACGTTGTACTCACTCATGTCCGCGTGGACGTACCTCGATTCGTGTGCTCGCGCGAGTTCGCGAAGCAGTAACTCGAGGACGCCGAGGACCTGATCGTCCTCGAACGTCGCTCGCGAGAGTTCGACGCCGTCCATCTTCTCCATGACGATCGCGTGACGGTTCTGGTCGATCGGCCGTGGTACCGACACGTCGGGATACAGCGTCTCGAGGGTCTCGTACTCGCGTTCGGCGGCCTTCCGGGCGGTGTACATCCAGGAGACGTGATCTCTGTCCGCCGTGTAGTCCCGTTCTTTGTGTACCTCCCGAAAGTTCGTGTACCCCTCGCGATGGTACTTCAACGCGAGCGGTTTGTACGACCGGACCTCGTAGACGTCGCTTTCCTTGCCGACCCCGAGCGAGGATCCGAACTCGGAGATCGTATCGCGTTCGACGAGCGTGTGCAACGCGAGCGCGTCGTAGCCTTCGAACGCGAGGGTGTAGCCTTCGTACTGGATCGTCTTTTTCTCGATCAGCCCGCGTTTGAGACAACGCTCGAGGCGGTACTCGACCTCCTCGGGAGTCAGTCCCGAAAACGTGGGGAGTTTCTCGCGTTGGACCCACTCGGAGAAGCGCATCCCCTGTTCGATCCCCGACAGCAAGTAGAAGTCTTCCGTCTCGAGTTCCGGCAACAGGCCGGCGACGTTCCGCACCATATCCTCCGTAGCCGGCGTGCACGTAAAAACGTCGTGACGGGTGATGACCAAGATAAACCAAATATAGCTATATGGAATTCCAGGGCGAGCTACCGGCAGGAGCACACGAGGAAAGACGTGTGACTCACAGCGGTCCGTATATCGAACACAGTCCGAACGGCCGGAAGCTTCGAGACCGGAGACAACGCCGAGTTACACCGACCTCGAGTCGGCGCGGCCGTCACTCCATGACGTCCAGATCGCGGAAGTACGTGACCGAACACGGCGCAGAAAGGATGATCTCTTTGGACACCGAACCGAGGACAGCCCGCTGTGCTGGCGACCCCCGCTGGCCGGCGAGAATCAGCCGATCCGCGTCGACGTCTCTCGCGAGTTCGACGACGGCCTCGTCGACGTCGCCGCGTTTTCCCCGGATCGCGGTGTCGACACCTGCCTCCTCGAGTCTCGATTGTAGATCCCCGACCGGCGGACGACGGGCGGCGACCTCGTCGGGATCGACGTCCTCGGCCCGGGCCTCGAACCCGAGGTTCTCACGGAAGTCCTCGTACTCCTCGGTCGTGAACGCGTGTCCGATCACCACGGTCGCATCGAGCGGCTCGGCGAGTTCGAGGGCCGTCTCGGCGAGGTCGTCCGCACGCGCCGTATCCATCGGCCCAACTGCAAGTAAAATTGTCTCGATCGCCATACTCGCATGTGCCGATTCCACCCGCTTAAGGGTTCTCGTCGGTGGCGGTGACGGTCCGAACGCACTCGAGACGTGGCTGCCCGGATCTGTCCGGCGAAAAACGCCGACGGGGTTCGGGGCCTCGGTTCTCACCTCGGCATCACGTTCCGTGGCCGCTGAGACGGACCGTTGTACGTCTTCACCGGCGCACTCGCGACCGTTCTGCGGGTGTACCGAGGCGTCGGTACAGCAATCCGCATAAAGTAGCCGGACAGATACGGCGTCAACAACATCCTGC contains:
- a CDS encoding serine/threonine-protein kinase RIO2, whose translation is MVRNVAGLLPELETEDFYLLSGIEQGMRFSEWVQREKLPTFSGLTPEEVEYRLERCLKRGLIEKKTIQYEGYTLAFEGYDALALHTLVERDTISEFGSSLGVGKESDVYEVRSYKPLALKYHREGYTNFREVHKERDYTADRDHVSWMYTARKAAEREYETLETLYPDVSVPRPIDQNRHAIVMEKMDGVELSRATFEDDQVLGVLELLLRELARAHESRYVHADMSEYNVFVSEDGVTIFDWPQAVPTDHENAAEFLRRDVTNLIGYFRRKYPQVVPEIDTATVANAIEAGSFESLEADAI
- a CDS encoding universal stress protein encodes the protein MAIETILLAVGPMDTARADDLAETALELAEPLDATVVIGHAFTTEEYEDFRENLGFEARAEDVDPDEVAARRPPVGDLQSRLEEAGVDTAIRGKRGDVDEAVVELARDVDADRLILAGQRGSPAQRAVLGSVSKEIILSAPCSVTYFRDLDVME